One window of the Bacteroidota bacterium genome contains the following:
- a CDS encoding DNA adenine methylase, which translates to MTERSAKPFLKWAGGKTQLINDIEKALPKDVYKDNFTYIEPFAGSGAVLFWMLNNFTNLKNAVINDINEDLINTYKTIASRPKELISILETLQNEFHELEGNDEAKKEYYYQKRNSFNKRKDEQSGQAALFIFLNRTCFNGLYRVNRKNEYNVPMGSYKRPTICDKENILAVSQALQKVKIIHGDYEKTLNWTDKNTLFYFDPPYKPLSETSSFNSYSKDEFNDQEQIRLRDFCSKLDALNHTWILSNSDVKGKDENDNFFDDLYSEFNIQRVDARRSINANPLKRGNLKELLITNKTNSQEYVRAI; encoded by the coding sequence ATGACAGAAAGAAGCGCAAAACCATTTTTGAAATGGGCAGGTGGTAAAACGCAGCTCATTAACGACATTGAAAAGGCTTTACCAAAAGATGTTTACAAAGACAACTTCACTTACATAGAGCCATTTGCAGGTAGTGGAGCAGTTTTGTTTTGGATGCTGAACAACTTTACAAACCTTAAAAATGCGGTAATAAACGACATCAATGAAGATTTAATAAACACTTACAAAACCATAGCTTCAAGGCCAAAAGAACTGATTTCAATTCTTGAAACATTACAGAACGAGTTTCACGAACTGGAAGGCAATGACGAAGCAAAAAAGGAATATTACTATCAAAAAAGAAATTCATTCAACAAAAGAAAAGATGAACAAAGCGGACAAGCCGCTTTGTTCATCTTTCTCAATCGGACTTGTTTCAACGGGCTTTACAGAGTGAATCGCAAAAATGAATACAACGTGCCAATGGGCAGTTACAAGCGACCTACTATTTGCGACAAGGAAAATATTTTGGCAGTTAGTCAAGCTCTTCAAAAAGTTAAAATAATCCATGGAGATTATGAAAAAACGTTGAATTGGACTGATAAAAATACTTTGTTTTATTTCGATCCACCCTACAAACCATTAAGCGAAACCTCTAGTTTCAACTCATACTCAAAAGATGAGTTTAACGACCAAGAACAAATTAGGTTGAGAGATTTTTGCAGCAAACTTGACGCATTAAATCATACATGGATTTTAAGCAATTCAGACGTTAAAGGAAAAGACGAAAATGACAACTTTTTTGACGACTTGTATTCTGAATTCAACATTCAAAGAGTAGATGCGAGAAGAAGCATAAATGCAAATCCACTGAAAAGAGGAAACCTAAAAGAATTACTAATTACAAATAAAACCAATAGTCAAGAGTATGTCAGAGCAATTTAA
- a CDS encoding type II restriction endonuclease, whose translation MSEQFKVFLSQLSETNATLDYFTNFGKIVGNINVISIKLNQLNYLIGKEDLGKAIEELYQENPKVFEVLDILIAVRKKDNKKVINSLGDIVFLETYFVSPKSISEYIEGTGLADVFRNKNITNLVDYVFGIEVGLDTNARKNRGGDNMSKAVSLIFDNAKVFYKKEVSNTVYPEIISLGADVKRFDFVIKTNKKTYLVETNYYNGGGSKLNETARSYSDVAPKINQYANYEFVWITDGQGWHSAKNKLEEAFSIIPSLYNLTSLTLFVENIKAEGIISF comes from the coding sequence ATGTCAGAGCAATTTAAAGTCTTTTTATCTCAACTTAGTGAGACAAATGCAACTCTTGATTACTTCACCAACTTCGGAAAAATAGTTGGCAACATCAACGTAATTTCAATCAAATTAAACCAACTAAACTATTTAATTGGGAAGGAAGATTTAGGCAAAGCTATTGAGGAACTGTATCAGGAGAACCCAAAAGTTTTTGAGGTTTTGGATATTCTAATTGCAGTTAGAAAGAAGGACAACAAAAAAGTCATTAATAGTTTAGGCGATATTGTTTTTCTTGAAACATATTTTGTTTCTCCTAAAAGCATTTCAGAATACATTGAAGGAACTGGTTTAGCCGATGTTTTCAGAAATAAAAATATTACCAATCTTGTGGATTATGTATTTGGAATTGAAGTTGGTTTAGATACTAACGCGAGAAAAAACAGAGGCGGAGATAATATGTCAAAAGCTGTTTCTTTAATATTTGACAACGCAAAAGTGTTTTACAAAAAAGAAGTGAGCAATACTGTTTATCCCGAAATAATAAGTTTAGGTGCTGATGTAAAACGCTTTGACTTCGTAATAAAAACGAATAAGAAAACTTACCTCGTAGAAACAAACTATTACAATGGAGGTGGCTCAAAATTAAATGAGACAGCAAGATCCTATTCTGATGTTGCACCTAAAATTAATCAATACGCCAACTACGAATTTGTTTGGATTACAGACGGACAAGGTTGGCATTCAGCAAAAAATAAATTGGAAGAAGCATTCAGCATTATCCCAAGTTTATACAATTTAACCTCACTTACCCTTTTTGTTGAAAACATAAAAGCAGAAGGGATAATTTCATTTTAA
- a CDS encoding site-specific DNA-methyltransferase: MLNPFYKSEGKDFYLLHGDTMNLLPKFEHKFDMVFADPPYFLSNNGLSIQSGKIVSVNKGKWDKSEGTEYLNEFNRKWISLVRDKMKQDATIWISGTMHNIFSVGQILNELGFKILNVVTWEKTNPPPNFSCRYFTYSTEQIIWARKTEKTAHYFNYDLMKQLNNDKQMKDVWKLSAIAPWEKTCGKHPTQKPLSVLTRLILASTKPNAWILDPFAGSSTTGIAANLSNRRFLGIDQEEDFLTISKNRKLEIENNKTATRYREKIGGFKDKKALDLFLAEESQTDYKTELNL, translated from the coding sequence ATGCTTAATCCATTCTACAAATCTGAAGGCAAAGATTTCTATCTTCTTCACGGAGACACGATGAACTTACTCCCAAAATTTGAACATAAGTTTGATATGGTGTTTGCTGACCCACCTTATTTTTTATCCAACAACGGCTTGTCAATTCAAAGCGGAAAAATTGTAAGCGTTAATAAAGGCAAGTGGGACAAATCAGAGGGAACGGAATACTTAAATGAGTTTAATCGCAAATGGATTTCGTTGGTTCGTGACAAGATGAAACAGGATGCAACAATTTGGATAAGCGGAACGATGCACAACATTTTTTCGGTTGGGCAAATCCTAAATGAATTAGGTTTTAAAATTCTAAATGTTGTTACTTGGGAAAAGACTAATCCACCACCGAATTTTTCTTGCAGATATTTCACCTATTCAACAGAACAAATTATTTGGGCAAGGAAAACAGAAAAGACAGCTCATTATTTTAATTACGATTTAATGAAACAGTTAAATAACGATAAGCAAATGAAAGATGTTTGGAAACTTTCGGCAATTGCACCTTGGGAAAAAACCTGCGGTAAACACCCGACACAAAAACCACTTTCAGTTTTGACACGTTTAATTTTAGCTTCTACAAAACCTAACGCTTGGATACTTGACCCATTTGCAGGAAGTAGCACGACAGGCATTGCAGCCAACTTATCTAACAGACGCTTTTTAGGAATAGACCAAGAAGAAGATTTTTTGACAATCAGCAAAAACAGAAAACTTGAAATTGAAAACAACAAAACTGCAACAAGATATCGTGAAAAAATTGGTGGTTTCAAAGACAAGAAGGCGCTTGATTTATTTTTAGCGGAAGAATCCCAAACAGATTATAAAACAGAATTGAATTTATAA
- a CDS encoding DUF3883 domain-containing protein gives MTNNETCIHGGVSPVHLLANLHHSQAGSGRHRCPTCAYEQGFNIGSSTNRKSYQEYCKSLTDSEQCQDGSIAPTYILSSLGDNQGGTGRHKCTNCAFKQGYEVGILESNLTEISLELVPAPTNDFQNTNTNSSPISTTNFIENEIRNKHLGHLGELFILKNEIAFLTQNGKEDLAKNVQHVSIKIGDGLGYDILSFDIEGNEKKIEVKTTRSNITRPFYLTRNELEISVKNPNNYCLYRLFDFDANLNKGKCYIIKGDLSNSLNLDALLFIAYPKYNDI, from the coding sequence ATGACTAATAATGAAACTTGCATTCATGGTGGCGTATCTCCAGTACATCTTTTAGCTAACCTGCATCATAGTCAAGCAGGAAGTGGCAGACACCGTTGCCCCACTTGTGCTTATGAACAAGGATTTAATATTGGCAGTAGCACCAATAGGAAATCTTATCAAGAGTATTGCAAATCATTGACTGATTCCGAGCAATGCCAAGATGGCTCAATAGCACCAACATATATTTTATCAAGCTTAGGTGATAATCAAGGGGGAACTGGACGACATAAATGCACTAATTGTGCTTTCAAACAAGGATATGAAGTAGGAATTTTGGAGAGCAACCTAACTGAAATTAGTCTTGAATTAGTTCCCGCCCCAACAAATGATTTTCAAAATACAAACACAAACTCTTCACCAATATCAACAACAAACTTTATTGAAAATGAGATTAGAAATAAACACTTAGGCCATTTAGGAGAGCTATTTATTTTGAAAAATGAAATTGCTTTTTTGACACAGAATGGAAAAGAAGATTTAGCAAAGAATGTTCAACATGTGTCAATTAAAATTGGAGACGGTTTGGGTTACGACATTTTATCTTTTGACATTGAAGGCAATGAGAAAAAGATAGAAGTTAAAACAACAAGAAGTAACATTACAAGACCATTTTACCTAACTAGAAACGAACTTGAAATATCCGTTAAGAATCCTAATAATTATTGCTTATACAGATTGTTTGACTTTGATGCGAATTTAAACAAAGGAAAGTGCTACATAATAAAAGGAGACTTGTCAAATTCATTAAATTTAGACGCATTATTATTCATTGCTTATCCAAAATATAATGACATATAA